One Cricetulus griseus strain 17A/GY chromosome 5, alternate assembly CriGri-PICRH-1.0, whole genome shotgun sequence genomic window carries:
- the LOC100765719 gene encoding LOW QUALITY PROTEIN: poly(A) RNA polymerase, mitochondrial isoform X2 (The sequence of the model RefSeq protein was modified relative to this genomic sequence to represent the inferred CDS: deleted 2 bases in 2 codons; substituted 1 base at 1 genomic stop codon), whose protein sequence is MAAHGVGLLTRLPLHSQRRNQVQRSISRHLCCPGTVAANIGSEEQPLGGAETDTEEGEYRGSEDKIAKKRFSEVQEERREQAQQTVLIHCPNNVNEKKFLKYLSQHGPINNHFFYESFGLHAVVEFCQKDSVDSLQNGTHTPKQSTDPVIPFKSRFLNLKLKNSSNQIPQQSYAQTNKQLPPSSKKLFELLNYAENXIDDQLNTLLKAFQLTEENVRLRHLTCSLIEDIAAAYFPGCVIWPFSSSVNTFGKLGCDLDMFLDLDEIGKLDVHKNAGDFFMEFQMKTVPSERIATQKILSVIGECIDNFGPSCVGVQKILNARCPLLRFSHQASGFQCDLTVNNSIALKSSELLYIYGSLDSRVRALVFSVRCWARAHSLTSSIPGTWITNFSLTVMVIFFLQRRSPPILPTLDSLKSLADAEDRCILNGHNCTFVRDLYKIKPSGNTETLELLLNEFFEYFGNFAFNKNSINIRQGKEQNKPDSSPLYIQNPFETSLNISKNSSQSQLQKFVDLARDSAWILEQKDKSQPSLSSKQPWGLATLLLPPGAISTALSKKKKKPMNEKVKGLLASIKSSTTDSSKGTHGKRAISTQV, encoded by the exons ATGGCCGCTCACGGCGTGGGGCTTTTGACCCGTTTGCCCCTGCATTCCCAGAGAAGGAACCAAGTCCAGCGCTCTATTTCCAGGCACCTCTGTTGTCCAGGGACTGTAGCCGCAAACATTGGGAGCGAAGAGCAGCCTCTGGGGGGTGCAGAGACAGATACTGAAGAGGGGGAATACAGAG GCTCTGAAGACAAGATCGCCAAAAAGAGATTCTCTGAGgtgcaggaggagagaagagaacaggCTCAGCAGACTGTTTTGATTCATTGCCCAAATAATGTCAATGAGAAAAAGTTTCTTAAGTATTTATCCCAGCATGGACCAATTAATAATCATTTCTTCTATGAGAGCTTTGGTCTCCATGCTGTTGTAGAATTTTGCCAAAAAGACAGTGTAGACTCATTGCAGAATGGAACACATACCCCAAAACAGAGCACAGACCCTGTAATTCCATTTAAGTCACGTTTCTTGAACTTAAAGCTAAAAAATTCATCTAACCAGATACCTCAACAGTCTTATGCACAGACAAACAAGCAGTTGCCTCCTTCAAGCAAGAAACTCTTTGAATTACTGAATTATGCAGAAAAC TAGATAGACGATCAGCTGAACACTCTTCTGAAGGCTTTCCAGCTCACAGAGGAGAATGTCAGGCTCCGCCATCTAACCTGCTCTCTCATTGAGGACATAGCTGCTGCATATTTTCCTGGCTGTGTCATTTGGCCCTTTAGCTCCTCAGTGAACACATTTGGCAAATTGGGATGTGATTTGGACATGTTTTTAGATCTAGATGAAATTGGAAAACTTGATGTTCACAAGAATGCAGGGGATTTTTTT ATggaatttcaaatgaaaactgtTCCTTCAGAAAGGATTGCAACCCAGAAAATCCTGTCTGTAATAGGAGAGTGCATTGACAATTTTGGCCCTAGCTGTGTGGGTGTTCAGAAAATACTAAATGCTCGATGTCCACTATTGAGATTCTCCCATCAGGCCTCTGGATTTCAGTGTGATTTGACTGTTAACAACAGTATTGCTTTGAAAAGTTCCGAACTCCTTTATATATATGGCTCCCTGGATTCAAGAGTAAGAGCCTTGGTGTTCAGTGTGCGATGCTGGGCTCGAGCACATTCATTAACAAGCAGTATTCCTGGTACGTGGATCACAAACTTCTCCCTAACAGTGATGGTCATCTTTTTCCTTCAGAGAAGATCCCCCCCAATTCTTCCAACTCTGGATTCCTTAAAATCCCTAGCAGATGCTGAAGATAGATGTATCCTAAATGGGCACAATTGTACATTTGTTCGGGACTTGTATAAAATTAAACCTTCAGGAAACACAGAAACATTAGAATTGCTACTGAATGaattttttgagtattttggCAATTTCGCTTTCAATAAAAATTCCATAAATATTCGACAGGGAAAGGAGCAGAACAAACCTGACTCCTCTCCTCTGTACATCCAGAACCCTTTTGAGACATCTCTCAACATAAGCAAGAATTCGAGTCAGAGCCAGCTGCAGAAGTTTGTGGATTTGGCCAGAGACAGTGCCTGGATCTTGgaacagaaagataaaagtcAGCCTTCCCTTTCAAGTAAGCAGCCCTGGGGCCTGGCCACCCtcctgctgccacctggggcaatCTCCACAGCTCTctccaagaagaagaaaaagccaaTGAATGAAAAAGTCAAAGGCTTGTTAGCATCCATAAAAAGTAGCACTACAGACAGTTCCAAGGGCACCCACGGAAAGAGAGCAATCAGTACACAGGTGTGA